A stretch of Aristophania vespae DNA encodes these proteins:
- the pstB gene encoding phosphate ABC transporter ATP-binding protein PstB, which translates to MNQGPRMYLPENDERETALAVQNLNFYYGNHHALHDISINYPAKQVTAMIGPSGCGKSTLLRVFNRMYDLYPGQRATGKVMFDGKNILDKTMNLDVLRARVGMVFQKPTPFPMSIYDNIVFGVRLHERLSRTEMDERVQDVLTRVALWNEVKDRLKAPASGLSGGQQQRLCIARSIATRPEVLLLDEPTSALDPISTARIEELLDELKEEFTIAIVTHNMQQAARCADRVAFFYMGRLIEVDQADRIFTNPRQKQTQDYITGRFG; encoded by the coding sequence ATGAATCAAGGCCCAAGAATGTATCTTCCTGAGAACGATGAGCGTGAAACAGCCCTTGCTGTTCAAAATCTTAATTTCTATTACGGCAATCATCACGCTTTACACGATATATCGATCAATTACCCTGCCAAGCAGGTTACGGCCATGATTGGCCCAAGTGGTTGTGGTAAATCGACATTATTGCGTGTTTTTAACCGTATGTACGACCTTTACCCTGGGCAGCGCGCTACAGGTAAGGTCATGTTCGACGGAAAAAACATCTTAGATAAAACAATGAATCTGGATGTTTTAAGGGCTCGGGTCGGAATGGTCTTTCAAAAGCCAACACCCTTTCCTATGTCTATTTATGATAATATCGTCTTTGGAGTACGTCTGCATGAACGCTTAAGCCGTACAGAGATGGATGAACGTGTACAAGATGTCCTGACACGTGTTGCTTTGTGGAATGAGGTAAAGGATCGCCTGAAAGCTCCAGCTTCTGGGCTTTCTGGTGGACAACAGCAAAGGCTGTGTATCGCTCGCAGTATTGCAACACGACCAGAAGTTTTGCTGCTTGATGAGCCAACTTCGGCTCTTGATCCAATTTCTACGGCACGCATAGAAGAGTTGCTTGATGAACTCAAAGAAGAATTTACTATAGCAATTGTGACTCATAACATGCAGCAGGCAGCCCGTTGTGCTGATCGTGTTGCCTTTTTCTATATGGGTCGTTTGATAGAAGTTGACCAAGCCGATCGTATTTTTACGAATCCTCGTCAGAAACAAACCCAGGATTATATCACGGGTAGATTTGGATAA
- a CDS encoding amino acid permease, producing the protein MTQLTDDKKGSHPGAISEEGYHKDLGSRHIQMIALGGAIGTGLFLGAGSRLQEAGPSLVIVYAICGLCAFMILRAMGELVMYRPTSGSYVTYAREFLGEWAAYTAGWFSFLNWAMTGIADITAIALYMHYWPIFSDIPQWVIAFGALLVVGGVNLTGVRYFGEIEFWFSLIKVLTLAAFLVVGITILFMGVDVGGHKPGLHLISQSGGFFPHGFIAPLMLIQGVIFAYAATELIGVAAGECKDAHKIVPRAVNSVIWRILIFYVGSIALLVCLLPWTEYEAGVSPFVTFFEKLGVPGADNIMNFVVLTAALSSLNSGLYSTGRILRALSLGGSGPKAMSKLSRQSVPYVGILATLAIYLIGVGLNYLIPSQVFEVVLSLSSLGVLGTWASIILCQLQLHKKIREGKIAPTGFTMPGAPYSGWITLGFLIFVVVMMVFDYPSGTLSVASIPLLAAIFCGGWYILKRKNHS; encoded by the coding sequence ATGACGCAATTGACAGATGACAAAAAAGGGTCACATCCCGGAGCTATTAGCGAAGAAGGCTACCATAAAGATCTGGGAAGCCGTCATATACAGATGATCGCTCTAGGCGGTGCAATTGGCACCGGGCTCTTTTTAGGTGCGGGCTCTCGTCTTCAAGAAGCTGGCCCTTCGCTCGTCATAGTCTATGCTATTTGCGGCCTATGCGCTTTTATGATTCTCCGCGCTATGGGCGAACTTGTGATGTATCGCCCAACAAGTGGCAGTTACGTAACATATGCGCGGGAATTTCTGGGAGAATGGGCCGCTTATACTGCGGGTTGGTTCTCTTTTCTGAACTGGGCCATGACGGGTATTGCTGATATTACAGCCATTGCTCTTTACATGCATTATTGGCCCATCTTCAGTGATATTCCGCAATGGGTTATCGCCTTTGGAGCGCTCCTTGTAGTGGGTGGGGTAAATCTTACAGGCGTACGTTATTTTGGCGAAATTGAGTTCTGGTTCTCACTCATTAAAGTGCTGACTCTTGCAGCTTTCTTGGTTGTTGGAATTACGATTCTCTTTATGGGGGTCGATGTAGGTGGGCACAAACCCGGCCTTCACCTGATTTCACAAAGTGGTGGTTTTTTTCCACACGGATTTATTGCACCACTTATGTTGATCCAGGGCGTTATTTTTGCTTATGCCGCAACTGAACTTATTGGCGTTGCCGCTGGGGAATGCAAAGATGCCCATAAAATTGTCCCTCGGGCGGTCAATAGCGTTATTTGGCGTATTCTAATCTTTTACGTTGGCTCTATAGCACTTTTAGTCTGCCTTCTTCCCTGGACAGAATATGAAGCAGGTGTAAGCCCGTTTGTGACGTTCTTTGAAAAGCTTGGTGTGCCAGGTGCAGATAATATCATGAATTTTGTCGTACTCACTGCGGCATTATCCAGCTTAAATTCAGGACTGTACTCCACAGGGCGTATTTTACGTGCTCTATCATTAGGCGGCTCAGGGCCCAAAGCCATGAGTAAGCTTAGCCGGCAATCTGTTCCCTATGTCGGAATTTTGGCGACTTTAGCGATTTATCTTATCGGTGTGGGGTTAAATTACCTTATTCCATCCCAGGTTTTTGAGGTTGTTCTTAGTCTTTCTTCACTTGGCGTTTTAGGAACATGGGCTTCTATTATTTTATGCCAACTTCAACTTCATAAAAAGATTCGTGAAGGTAAAATCGCCCCTACAGGCTTTACGATGCCTGGAGCTCCCTATAGTGGCTGGATTACACTCGGCTTTCTGATCTTTGTCGTTGTTATGATGGTATTTGATTACCCATCGGGAACGCTTTCTGTAGCAAGCATTCCTCTCTTAGCAGCAATATTTTGTGGTGGCTGGTACATTCTCAAACGTAAAAATCACTCATAA
- a CDS encoding lytic transglycosylase domain-containing protein, translating to MSKINLIILSILILPALALLQGCTSSHRSIYNRYYPNAPNAYKAPGPINDPWQPYIQAAANRFNIPEHWIRAVIQQESGGHQYRNGQPITSSAGAMGLMQLMPTTYADMQQRFNLGSDPFEPYDNIMAGSGYLKVLYDKYGAPSFLAAYNAGPIALENYLNYGRTLPRETRNYVAAITPHLGDYAPLTGPLARYGTKFQRQGHYSPTQHYIAQKSVSNPGNNKQPAAAPHLESLLAAYAAHYGDWTIQIGAFSNLGQARYAATVARQADFKMLQGTRIVTQQVKKSKIILWRSRLQGLSEKNARQSCRNLRIKGLGCTPIAPGH from the coding sequence GTGTCAAAGATTAACCTCATCATTTTAAGCATTCTGATTTTGCCAGCCCTTGCCTTATTGCAAGGATGCACCTCTTCGCACCGCTCTATTTATAACCGTTATTACCCAAATGCTCCTAATGCCTATAAGGCACCTGGGCCCATTAATGATCCATGGCAACCCTACATCCAAGCAGCAGCAAATCGCTTTAATATCCCGGAACACTGGATAAGAGCCGTAATTCAGCAAGAATCAGGTGGCCATCAATATCGCAACGGACAGCCTATAACGTCTTCAGCTGGGGCTATGGGGCTCATGCAACTCATGCCCACGACCTATGCCGACATGCAGCAACGCTTTAACCTGGGCTCTGATCCTTTCGAGCCATATGATAACATCATGGCAGGATCAGGCTATTTGAAAGTGCTTTATGACAAATATGGAGCACCCAGCTTTTTAGCCGCTTATAATGCAGGGCCCATTGCTCTAGAAAATTACCTAAATTATGGACGCACTCTTCCTCGAGAGACCAGAAATTATGTCGCCGCAATAACACCTCACTTAGGTGATTATGCTCCACTCACTGGCCCCCTAGCCCGTTATGGCACTAAATTCCAAAGACAGGGACATTACAGCCCTACTCAGCACTATATTGCTCAGAAATCTGTCAGCAACCCTGGAAACAATAAGCAACCAGCCGCAGCACCACATTTGGAAAGCTTATTGGCGGCCTATGCAGCTCATTATGGCGACTGGACCATCCAGATCGGAGCTTTTTCTAATCTGGGACAAGCACGTTATGCAGCAACTGTAGCGCGTCAGGCTGATTTTAAAATGCTTCAAGGTACACGAATCGTGACTCAACAGGTAAAAAAATCTAAGATTATTTTGTGGCGCTCTCGTTTGCAGGGTTTAAGCGAGAAAAATGCCAGACAATCATGCAGAAATTTACGCATAAAGGGACTTGGTTGCACACCTATTGCTCCAGGACATTAA
- a CDS encoding TetR/AcrR family transcriptional regulator translates to MSPHAKTGNAAFIKHANESNSLGESTLLDFSEKNAGDELKRQNILDTTCTLLQSHGYRDISMDNIAKKAGMSKKTLYLYFPSKHALLEQLLLERLFSHLETSPDYEGDIETQLTNFCYDLARKILDTKRLGLLRAIIGETTRSATVQRLMTELFHLSGPKFGLQRWLAVQKEKGLLKITSPKDAADYFFGLTLGVPMLSQLAHCGPQRDQEDFSRFVKEGIHIFLAAYRVKD, encoded by the coding sequence TTGTCTCCGCACGCTAAAACCGGCAATGCTGCTTTCATAAAACACGCCAATGAGAGTAACAGCCTCGGGGAGTCAACACTCTTGGATTTTTCTGAAAAAAATGCAGGAGATGAGCTGAAACGCCAAAATATTCTCGATACTACTTGCACTCTTTTGCAGTCACATGGTTACAGAGATATTTCCATGGATAATATTGCCAAAAAAGCTGGTATGTCCAAAAAGACGCTTTATTTATATTTTCCTTCCAAGCATGCTCTTTTGGAACAACTGCTCCTGGAAAGGCTATTTTCTCACCTGGAAACTTCTCCAGATTATGAAGGTGATATTGAAACACAGCTCACAAATTTTTGTTATGATCTCGCCCGTAAAATTCTAGACACAAAACGCTTGGGACTGTTACGGGCTATCATTGGTGAAACAACCCGTTCGGCTACAGTTCAACGCCTTATGACAGAGCTTTTTCACCTTTCTGGTCCTAAATTTGGCCTACAGCGCTGGCTCGCAGTTCAAAAAGAAAAAGGACTTTTGAAGATTACCTCTCCTAAAGATGCTGCTGATTATTTTTTCGGTCTAACCTTGGGGGTGCCTATGCTGTCTCAACTAGCCCATTGTGGCCCACAGAGGGACCAGGAAGATTTTTCCCGCTTTGTGAAAGAAGGCATTCATATCTTTCTGGCCGCCTATCGTGTCAAAGATTAA
- a CDS encoding efflux RND transporter periplasmic adaptor subunit, giving the protein MAVYNLSYRSVSAFRKSWGYNSLALLAGVALLSGCQKKASPPPKPQTVDVIKMHPQQITLETSLPGRTSAFEQSEIRPQVDGVIVSRNFEQGKDVKAGQQLYQIYLPPYQAAYDQAKGKLMEAKATAARAEAQLKRYRHLVGPRAVSQQEFDNTLAAAREAEAQVVQAKAALETAAVNVRYTHVLSPIDGRIGRTLYTEGTLVTAGQAQPIAIVTRLDPIYVDVNVAAKDMLRLRRELDKGQIQRVNEKDAAVTVELSDGSTYEKTGSLQLSEVTVDPETGTLVMRAVMPNPDYLLLPGMFVHAHIKEGIDSSALLVPQVAVQRNTKAQPYVMVIDDENKVDIRIIEIARSIGASWLVKSGLKPGDRVIISGLQKIRVGAKVAPHFVDFKEVEAE; this is encoded by the coding sequence ATGGCCGTTTACAATTTATCTTATAGATCAGTTTCTGCTTTTCGTAAGTCTTGGGGCTATAACAGTTTAGCTCTTCTTGCGGGGGTTGCTCTGCTTTCTGGATGCCAGAAAAAGGCCTCTCCTCCGCCCAAGCCTCAGACTGTTGATGTTATTAAAATGCATCCCCAGCAAATTACGCTTGAGACGTCATTGCCTGGCAGGACAAGTGCTTTTGAGCAATCTGAAATTCGTCCTCAGGTTGATGGTGTGATCGTATCGCGCAATTTTGAGCAGGGAAAAGATGTTAAGGCTGGACAGCAGCTTTACCAAATCTACCTTCCGCCTTATCAAGCAGCTTATGACCAGGCTAAAGGTAAGTTGATGGAAGCAAAGGCGACTGCCGCCCGTGCAGAAGCGCAGTTAAAGCGTTACCGCCATCTGGTTGGACCCCGCGCTGTCAGTCAACAGGAATTTGACAATACTTTAGCTGCTGCCCGTGAGGCAGAAGCACAGGTTGTACAGGCTAAGGCGGCGTTAGAAACTGCTGCGGTTAATGTTCGCTATACGCATGTTCTATCTCCTATAGATGGCCGTATCGGGCGTACTCTTTATACTGAAGGCACGCTTGTCACGGCAGGTCAGGCTCAGCCTATTGCAATTGTCACAAGGCTCGATCCTATTTATGTCGACGTTAATGTCGCTGCTAAAGATATGCTTCGCCTGCGGCGTGAGCTGGATAAGGGACAAATCCAGCGCGTTAATGAGAAGGATGCAGCTGTAACTGTCGAGTTATCCGATGGGTCCACCTATGAAAAGACAGGTAGTTTGCAATTATCTGAAGTTACTGTTGATCCTGAGACGGGAACTTTAGTCATGCGGGCTGTCATGCCAAACCCTGATTATCTTCTTTTGCCAGGTATGTTTGTACATGCTCACATTAAAGAAGGTATTGATTCTTCGGCACTTTTGGTACCCCAGGTTGCTGTGCAGCGTAATACTAAAGCACAGCCTTATGTTATGGTCATTGATGACGAAAATAAAGTCGACATTCGTATCATCGAAATTGCCCGCTCCATCGGGGCCTCCTGGCTGGTGAAGTCAGGCCTTAAGCCTGGAGATCGCGTTATTATCAGTGGACTTCAAAAAATCAGGGTTGGGGCAAAGGTTGCCCCCCATTTCGTTGATTTTAAAGAAGTTGAGGCGGAGTAA